Below is a genomic region from Citrobacter tructae.
CGTACGGCGAGTGAAACCTGTACGCGAACGACGCGTGAAACAGATAAGCCGTTAGGCATGGTTTATTCTCCGAAAAATTGAACTGGAGCAGAGAGGATCGATTTGATGCCGTACTCACGTACCGTCTTGCGGCGAAGTGTCACAGACAGGTCGTAACGGCGTTGCCACTGGTTGTTAATCAGTTCAGGGGCCGGGATGATGCGGCCTACCTCGCCAAGCGTCAGGCCGACCCGGTTGAGTTCGGCATTGTTCTGCGAGACGAACAGCCCGCTGCGGAACGTTTTGGCAAATGACTGACCCGCGGGGCCGTAAAAGCAGCAGAGCACCACAAGCGTCTCGAATTGCCACTGGTAATCAGTGTTATCATCCTTGGTGACAGTCGCCGGGTTGGCTGCGTCCTGAAAGTCTGAGATGTTGAATCCGCACCAGTTGGTCCCCAGTGCGGGAATAGTTGGCTGGGGATCGGTGAATCGCGACATGGCCATACCGTCAGGTAGACCAGAAACGCCACGAATCCACCGGCTGAGTTCCCGTTCCAGTTCCTGGTCATACTGCGGCGCTTGGCTGGTCGGCGTCAGGTAACCCGGTTGCGTGGTGTCATTCAACTGGCGTACCTCCGTCGAGCTCCATCAGCTCGCAGTGAGCCTGAACGAACCCGGCACCGTATGAGGTGTAGGGATCCACAAACGTGACGCGGTAATGCCGCCCGTTGTAGAGCACCACATCAGCATCCTGCCCTGGCTGCCCCTGCGTTAAGCGAAATGTGGTCACGACAAGAATCGCACCGCCGATAACCTGCCCCGCCGCCATACGTTTGGCTTCCAGAGCGCGGTCCACTGTCACTACGCCGTTGAAAGAGATTTCCTCTTTGGTGTTGGTCGCGAATCCATCAGCGTCAACCGTCTGCGCATTGCGGGTGCATACCAGCGTGTAGTCGCAGAAGTCAGGGTCGAGCAGCACGTCAGTCACATCGAGAAAAGGCATTATTTTTTACCTCTCACAACGTAGGTGATTGAGCGCAGGAGATAGCCATGGGCATAGAGTGGCTTGTCGCCTGGCAATCCCTGCGCCCGGCGGTTAGCTCTGGTCATGTCAGAGATAGGAATTAGGCGATCGCCATCAGTAATAACACGCTTCGCAGCATCCGAAGCCAGTTGCCCGGCGGAAGTTAGCTCACGCTCAGCACCAGTGAAATTGCCATCCAGCGCAAGACCAGCAGCTGTCTTGAGATGCTCAGCGGTTACCTTGGCAGAATCCTCGATCCCGATATCCAGGAACGGGCGTGGAGGCAATGTCACCTCCTGACCACCAAGCCTGACCGTTGCCCCTGTAGACTGCAGATATCCGATTTCCGCGTTATTCAGCTCCTCCCCATCCTCGCGAACCGCGTTGGATTCTGGTATGCCCACCAGCACATCCATCTTCGACAGCCTGTCCAGCCCAGCGAGAACAGAAGCGACATTGTCCGCCCTTATTTTCACGCCGCTCATAGCAATTGCCGTCCACCTGCGCCCGACATCGACCACCACCAGTAGAATTCGCGCCCGTACCCGGTGTTATTCCAGAAACCGGCATCTGGGTTGATCACGCCAGATACGTCATAGCTGGCGGAAACCTTGTCCACAGATTTGGATGTGAGGACGCCGCCTCCGGAGGAGTTAACTCCGCCACCAGTTGCTGCGCCAGCAATGGCCTTACCACGCAACTCTGTGTAGTGGGCCGTGAACAACTCGGCGAGGTAAACAAACTGACAGCCGAATACATCCTGATTGAGCAGGCAGTCAGCCTGGTTCAGGTAGAAATTTACAGATGGCTCAGGGTATTTGTTTTTGTCGGTAAACTCGGGGAAGTCGGTGCGGAACTGATCACTTGTTGGCAGAAGGCTGTTTTTTGGCATTGCCAGCCTCCTGTGCCGCCAGCTTTTCAGTTAGCTCATCCACCTGCTGCTGCAGGCCGGTGATGGTGCTGTTTTTCTCTTCAATCTGCTTAAGCTGATCGTCGATAGTGGCGGCTTTTTCATCCACCTGCTGCTGCAGGCCGGTGATGGTGGTTTCCAGCTCGGAGACCTTCAATGCGAGGTCTTCGCCACCCAGACTCTGCCTCAACTCATCTTCAGTTATGGCCTGCGCATGGGCATTAAACGCCCAGTGCTCGGTCACGCGTTTTTCAAAGCTGTGCACGCCAGGCTTCAACTCGACATGCGAGCCGTCGGTGAAGCGCAGAACCGCACCGGAAGTTACGAGATATTTCATACTCTCTCCAGAACGGCGGGTTACCCCGCCCTAAAGGTTACGCTACAGGCACGTCCATGTAGGCGATGGTGTTGCCGTAAGGTGTTTCAACCTGGCCCAAGCGGCCGTAGTAGGTTGTCAGCTGATACAGGCCGCGGTATTCCAGTGGGGTATTCAGGAGCGGCACCAGCGGGAAGCGGATGAACTTCTCGTCCTGCGTGTACGCCACGACCCGGTGAGCACCAGCTGCGCCACGCTTGGATGCCCACTTCATGGACACGATTTCCAGCGGTACGCCGTTTTCCTGGAACGCGATGCAGTTGATTTTCACGTACTCCAGCACGGAGATGTTACCTGCATCAGAAACCTTTTTGCTCGACAGCAGCCCGAACAGTTCAGGCGCCAGGCCAACTTTTCTCGGGCAGATCGCGTAACCAGAGCTCACCCATGCCTGGGAAAGAATCAGGTTGAAATCCTGCACAATTTCGTCAGGCGTTGCGCTAACCCACGCCTTAGCAGCGCTGATTGGCGTTACCTGAGAGAGATTCAGCAGGCCAGTAATCCCCAGGTCAGTATCGCCGATATAAACCTGCTCATCGATGTCCATGTTCCACTTGAGCTGCATGGCATCGTACTTCTGGCTGTCTACCGGACGCCCAACCTGTTGAGCTGATGCCAGTTCAGGAAGAGTCCATCCCAGCTCCATACCCCACAGGCTCAATGGTTGAGCAGTTTTCTCGATATAGAGATTGGTCTGTGGGATCGCAGTGGAGTTTTTGCCGATCCAGTTTTTGCCGTTCGGGTTAACACCACCAGCTGCCGCGATATCGGTGTTGGTGAAGGAGGACTGCTCATCAGCGATAGATACGTCACTGCGCAGCGGCATATCACGCGACCACTTATAGCTGACCAGCGGCAGGTTTAGCGTCTGATCAAGACGCTCAAGTTCGCCGACCAGGAATACGCCTGCAGCGTCTACGGTGGCTTTATCGATAGTAAACATTCATCGTTCCTTAGATGTTGTAGGCGATTTCAACGTTGCCGTGGGTGGTGGTTGCTGCTGCATCGCCAGGGCCCATCACTTTCGCAATGGTCAACTCAGGGGTGTTAGATGCGGTGCCATCAGGAGTGAGTACCACAGAACCTAAAGGACTTGCCGTCGTAGCCGCAGCTACACGGATGTAAACCTTGTCACCCTTCTTGGCAGTACCGGCCTGAGCCGTAGGGACGGCCACGCAGATATAACCACGTTTCAGTTGGTCGCCGGTGTATCCGGCCGTTACACCCAGCGCGCGAGCATCAGTCGGGTTGGTCGTTGGATACGGACGAACGAACAGGCCAGCTACGTCAGCAACGGTGTCACCGGCCTCCAGTGGCACGAATTTACCGTTGAGGTTTTTGCCAGCCAGGCCATACGAAGGGAATGGCTTAGCAGCATCGAGAATTGCAGGCTCTGCGGTGAGATCCTGCGGACGGGTTACGGAGCCTGGGAAACCAATCCCCATGCGAGTTAAATAAGCTTTACCAGCCATTGTTGGTTACCTTATTGGTTGCGTTTCCAGAATTCGGCGTTGATTTTGTTCAGCTCAGCCGGGGTCATCGGGCCGCGAGCGCGGTCACCGGTTGGTTTGCCTGATGGCGGGGTGATGTGATTCTTGGCCTTACTGATTTCGACGGCAGCCTTGAACACTGCATCAACGGTAGCTTTCGGCGCTTTATCGAAGTCGCTAATACCAAATGCTTTCAGACTGTCGCCAGTACGGGCTGCGTGAGTAAGAACCTGGCGTTTCAGACCTTTGTCACTGGCAGGCTGGAAACCCGGGCAGATGATCTCAGCATCGCCGATGATGTTG
It encodes:
- a CDS encoding structural cement protein Gp24, whose product is MAGKAYLTRMGIGFPGSVTRPQDLTAEPAILDAAKPFPSYGLAGKNLNGKFVPLEAGDTVADVAGLFVRPYPTTNPTDARALGVTAGYTGDQLKRGYICVAVPTAQAGTAKKGDKVYIRVAAATTASPLGSVVLTPDGTASNTPELTIAKVMGPGDAAATTTHGNVEIAYNI
- a CDS encoding STY1053 family phage-associated protein; amino-acid sequence: MKYLVTSGAVLRFTDGSHVELKPGVHSFEKRVTEHWAFNAHAQAITEDELRQSLGGEDLALKVSELETTITGLQQQVDEKAATIDDQLKQIEEKNSTITGLQQQVDELTEKLAAQEAGNAKKQPSANK
- a CDS encoding DUF4054 domain-containing protein gives rise to the protein MPKNSLLPTSDQFRTDFPEFTDKNKYPEPSVNFYLNQADCLLNQDVFGCQFVYLAELFTAHYTELRGKAIAGAATGGGVNSSGGGVLTSKSVDKVSASYDVSGVINPDAGFWNNTGYGREFYWWWSMSGAGGRQLL
- a CDS encoding DUF2184 domain-containing protein — its product is MFTIDKATVDAAGVFLVGELERLDQTLNLPLVSYKWSRDMPLRSDVSIADEQSSFTNTDIAAAGGVNPNGKNWIGKNSTAIPQTNLYIEKTAQPLSLWGMELGWTLPELASAQQVGRPVDSQKYDAMQLKWNMDIDEQVYIGDTDLGITGLLNLSQVTPISAAKAWVSATPDEIVQDFNLILSQAWVSSGYAICPRKVGLAPELFGLLSSKKVSDAGNISVLEYVKINCIAFQENGVPLEIVSMKWASKRGAAGAHRVVAYTQDEKFIRFPLVPLLNTPLEYRGLYQLTTYYGRLGQVETPYGNTIAYMDVPVA
- a CDS encoding head-tail adaptor, which codes for MPFLDVTDVLLDPDFCDYTLVCTRNAQTVDADGFATNTKEEISFNGVVTVDRALEAKRMAAGQVIGGAILVVTTFRLTQGQPGQDADVVLYNGRHYRVTFVDPYTSYGAGFVQAHCELMELDGGTPVE